A portion of the Bdellovibrio bacteriovorus genome contains these proteins:
- the recN gene encoding DNA repair protein RecN codes for MLLELKVSNFAIIDNLHITFKEGLNILSGETGAGKSVLLKSLSLLMGGKGSSDAIRTGASQATIEGSFDISKRPDIQGHLKDMGIDADEDTLIVRRVLSAGDKSKVYLNGSLSTLNSLRDVVAPLVELAGHSAPLIEMTGQHENRNLMSKAYHLDLLDQYAGTWDKRLLFTEKYNRYHAIFEEVTKLENDAKQKAQRLDFLVYQRDEIARLDLSQGEDLELEVEVKKLKNSSRIGSFVDQAEMALYTDDDSAISRLNAILKKGTELAHVDPQIANKLENLEQAKALIDETVYELRQYASKIDADPQRLEEVEQRLSDIRKLQKKYGSGVDDILTALLNMEIEISNLQNSETKIEALKKEAAQLRKELEALGADIHKRRQKGADLLADSVNAELLELNMKGVTFHVQVEKLADLSSTGISDVEFLSQTSAKDAKRPLAKFASGGELSRILLSLKRVVGSHSQPRTYLFDEVDTGVSGETAEKVGRKLKTIASGQQVICVTHLPQVAAFGHSHFFIQKAPQKDFVAMMVSELKTKDRVQEIARLISGEKISKTSLAHAQQLLTEAQG; via the coding sequence ATGTTATTAGAACTAAAAGTTTCAAACTTTGCCATTATCGATAATCTTCATATCACCTTCAAAGAGGGCCTAAATATCCTGAGCGGTGAAACTGGTGCAGGCAAATCGGTGCTTCTAAAAAGCTTGTCCCTGTTGATGGGCGGCAAAGGCTCAAGTGACGCGATTCGCACCGGCGCCAGTCAAGCGACTATCGAAGGCTCTTTTGACATTAGCAAACGTCCCGACATTCAAGGACATTTAAAAGACATGGGTATCGATGCCGATGAAGATACTTTGATTGTTCGTCGTGTTCTCAGTGCGGGTGATAAATCTAAAGTTTATTTGAATGGCTCTTTAAGCACTTTAAATAGCTTGCGCGACGTCGTGGCTCCGCTCGTAGAGCTTGCCGGTCATTCAGCGCCGCTGATTGAAATGACCGGCCAACATGAAAACCGCAACTTGATGTCTAAGGCTTATCACTTAGACCTATTAGATCAGTATGCCGGAACTTGGGATAAACGCTTACTTTTCACCGAAAAATACAATCGCTATCACGCGATTTTTGAAGAAGTCACAAAATTAGAAAACGATGCGAAACAAAAAGCGCAACGTCTGGATTTTTTGGTTTATCAACGTGATGAAATCGCGCGCTTAGATCTTTCTCAAGGCGAAGACCTTGAGCTTGAAGTCGAAGTTAAAAAACTTAAAAACTCAAGCCGCATTGGCAGCTTTGTCGATCAAGCCGAAATGGCTTTGTACACGGACGATGATTCGGCGATCAGCCGTTTAAATGCCATTCTAAAAAAAGGCACCGAGCTTGCCCACGTCGACCCCCAGATTGCCAATAAGCTTGAAAACTTAGAACAAGCCAAAGCGCTTATTGATGAAACCGTGTATGAGCTTCGTCAGTACGCATCTAAGATTGATGCGGACCCACAACGCCTAGAAGAAGTTGAGCAGCGTTTAAGTGATATTCGCAAACTGCAAAAAAAATATGGCAGTGGTGTCGATGACATCTTAACCGCACTGCTCAATATGGAAATTGAAATTTCCAATTTGCAAAACTCGGAAACCAAAATTGAGGCCCTAAAAAAAGAAGCAGCCCAATTGCGTAAAGAGTTAGAAGCTTTAGGAGCTGACATCCATAAACGCCGCCAAAAGGGGGCTGACCTTCTGGCCGACAGTGTGAATGCGGAGCTTTTAGAGCTGAATATGAAAGGTGTTACTTTCCATGTTCAGGTGGAAAAACTGGCCGATCTTTCGTCGACCGGAATCAGCGATGTCGAGTTCTTGAGTCAAACTTCTGCCAAAGATGCTAAACGCCCGTTAGCGAAGTTTGCTTCTGGGGGAGAGCTTAGCCGTATCTTGCTATCATTGAAACGCGTGGTGGGCTCTCACAGCCAGCCTCGTACTTACCTGTTTGATGAAGTCGATACCGGGGTTTCAGGCGAAACGGCCGAAAAAGTCGGTCGCAAGCTAAAAACCATCGCTTCAGGACAACAAGTGATCTGTGTCACCCACTTGCCGCAAGTCGCGGCCTTTGGACACAGCCACTTCTTCATCCAAAAGGCTCCGCAAAAAGATTTCGTGGCCATGATGGTTTCAGAACTTAAAACCAAAGATCGCGTTCAAGAAATTGCGCGCCTCATCAGTGGGGAAAAGATCTCTAAAACTTCCTTAGCACACGCTCAGCAATTGCTGACCGAAGCTCAAGGGTAA